The following proteins are encoded in a genomic region of Sulfurospirillum arsenophilum NBRC 109478:
- the nuoI gene encoding NADH-quinone oxidoreductase subunit NuoI, with translation MELKDFKQRNISPGYIFFEGEKKPENGWQSFNRVVKRALKGELFVGLWIVFREMIRFDIHTIQYPAEKMEMSPRYRAIHRLLRLFESGNERCIGCGLCEKICIANCIRMDTYVDEKSRKVVSEYSINFGRCIFCGYCAEVCPELAIVHGVEYENASEQRAHFGLKEDMLTPLDTFRAKQQQEFPGFGALSDNADENVKQTPLAY, from the coding sequence ATGGAACTAAAAGATTTTAAACAACGCAATATTTCTCCTGGATACATCTTTTTTGAAGGTGAAAAAAAGCCAGAAAATGGATGGCAATCCTTTAATCGAGTGGTTAAACGAGCACTTAAGGGTGAGCTTTTTGTGGGTCTTTGGATTGTTTTCCGTGAGATGATCCGTTTTGATATTCACACCATTCAGTACCCTGCTGAAAAAATGGAAATGAGCCCAAGATATAGAGCGATTCACCGATTACTTCGTCTTTTTGAGAGTGGCAATGAGAGATGCATTGGGTGTGGGTTGTGTGAAAAAATTTGTATTGCTAATTGTATTCGTATGGACACTTACGTGGATGAGAAGAGCCGTAAAGTGGTGAGTGAATATAGCATTAACTTTGGTCGCTGTATCTTTTGTGGGTATTGTGCTGAAGTCTGTCCTGAGCTTGCGATTGTGCATGGCGTGGAGTATGAAAATGCAAGCGAACAGCGTGCTCATTTTGGTCTTAAAGAGGATATGCTCACCCCACTTGATACTTTTAGAGCCAAACAACAACAAGAGTTTCCAGGTTTTGGTGCATTAAGTGATAATGCAGACGAAAATGTGAAACAAACACCATTAGCGTATTGA
- a CDS encoding NADH-quinone oxidoreductase subunit J, translated as MFEVIAFYVFAALTISMFGIVVMSRNALYSMSALAGGMIFISGFFFILDAEFLGVVQIVVYSGAIMALYAFGMMFFDTTRDVSEKMRSKKIAYTLSVISAILVVAILCAPLVSENIQALYPSIDNVGNVQMIGIVLFTKYLVPFELAAIMLLVAMISGIVLASKRMDEYLAIEDDEIEDAKEGR; from the coding sequence ATGTTTGAAGTTATAGCATTTTATGTTTTTGCCGCGCTCACCATTAGCATGTTCGGGATTGTGGTTATGAGTCGTAATGCGCTCTATTCAATGAGTGCTTTAGCAGGTGGAATGATCTTTATTTCTGGTTTCTTCTTTATCTTGGATGCTGAATTTTTAGGGGTTGTGCAAATTGTCGTATATTCAGGTGCCATTATGGCACTTTATGCGTTTGGTATGATGTTTTTTGATACAACACGTGATGTCAGTGAAAAAATGCGTTCTAAAAAAATTGCGTACACACTCTCTGTAATCAGTGCTATTTTAGTGGTTGCCATTTTATGTGCTCCGCTTGTTTCAGAAAATATCCAAGCGCTCTATCCTAGCATTGACAACGTTGGCAATGTCCAGATGATCGGAATTGTTCTGTTTACAAAATACTTAGTACCGTTTGAGCTTGCAGCTATTATGCTTTTGGTAGCAATGATTTCGGGTATTGTGCTTGCAAGTAAACGAATGGATGAGTATTTAGCCATTGAAGATGATGAAATAGAAGATGCAAAGGAGGGCAGATGA